The following coding sequences lie in one Fusarium poae strain DAOMC 252244 chromosome 1, whole genome shotgun sequence genomic window:
- the OLA1 gene encoding Obg-like ATPase (BUSCO:25453at5125) yields MPPKKQVVEEKIPLGRPGNNLKSGIVGLANVGKSTLFQAITKSNLGNPANFPYATIDPEEARVIVPDDRFDWLVEKYKPKSVVPANLTVYDIAGLTRGSSTGAGLGNSFLSHIRAVDAIFQVVRCFDDAEIIHIEGDVNPTRDLDIISEELRLKDIEFTEKALENQKKKTRMGGQSLEQKKAVQDQATLEKVLAWLNDGKDVRKGTWGPKEIEVINPLFLLTAKPVVYLVNLSEKDFIRKKNKHLPKIVEWINENAKGDPLIPISVSYESRLTLCETEAEAKEEQKNAGADSVLPKVILQMRKTLQLGSFFTVGPDEVRQWTIRNGTKAPQAAGVIHNDFEKTFIQALVFNYNTLKELGDESEVKAKGKIMTKGKEYVMEDGDIVHFKAGAAKG; encoded by the exons ATGCCTCCCAAGAAGCAAGTCGTTGAGGAGAAGATCCCTCTGGGCAGGCCTGGAAACAACTTGAAGAGTGGTATT GTCGGTCTAGCAAACGTCGGCAAATCTACCCTCTTCCAGGCCATTACCAAGTCTAACCTCGGTAACCCAGCT AACTTCCCCTATGCCACTATCGACCCTGAGGAAGCTCGTGTCATCGTTCCCGATGACCGGTTCGATTGGCTCGTCGAGAAGTACAAGCCCAAGTCGGTTGTTCCCGCCAACTTGACTGTCTATGATATTGCCGGTCTGACTCGCGGTTCGTCCACTGGTGCGGGTCTTGGAAACTCTTTCCTGTCCCACATTCGTGCCGTCGATGCCATCTTCCAGGTTGTTCGTTGCTTCGATGATGCCGAGATCATTCACATTGAGGGCGACGTGAACCCCACCCGTGATCTTGACATCATCAGCGAGGAGCTCCGACTCAAGGATATCGAGTTTACTGAAAAGGCTCTCGAGaaccagaagaagaagacccgCATGGGTGGTCAGAGTCTGgagcagaagaaggctgTGCAAGATCAAGCCACGCTTGAGAAGGTCCTGGCCTGGCTCAACGATGGCAAGGATGTCCGCAAGGGCACCTGGGGTCCTAAGGAG ATTGAGGTCATCAaccctctcttcctcttaaCTGCCAAGCCCGTTGTCTACCTTGTCAACTTGTCTGAAAAGGACTTCATCcgcaagaagaacaagcatCTTCCCAAGATTGTCGAGTGGATCAACGAGAACGCAAAGGGCGACCCTCTCATTCCTATCTCCGTCTCTTACGAGTCGCGTCTCACTTTATGTGAGACCGAGGctgaggccaaggaggagcAGAAGAATGCCGGTGCTGACTCTGTTCTGCCCAAGGTCATTCTCCAGATGCGAAAGACACTGCAGCTTGGCAGCTTCTTCACAGTCGGACCTGATGAGGTCCGACAGTGGACCATCCGTAATGGCACCAAGGCGCCTCAGGCTGCCGGTGTTATTCACAACGATTTCGAGAAGACCTTCATCCAGGCTCTCGtcttcaactacaacacccTTAAGGAACTTGGTGATGAGTCTgaggtcaaggccaagggcaAGATTATGACCAAGGGTAAGGAGTACGTCATGGAGGACGGTGATATCGTCCACTTCAAGGCTGGTGCTGCCAAGGGCTAA
- a CDS encoding hypothetical protein (MEROPS:MER0015691~TransMembrane:1 (i181-204o)~BUSCO:5912at5125) → MPSEKTPFYDPIPPTYDQALASSSRYDPDDWAPAPRSPTNERNATESESQGLLQHSSAASSSRRPDGYRPPTVETDDEDSLWASDSDSDDEAAQVRREMQEMEIEEPDRSTGSQWGKRIGSYLTLPRWKWSWRPRLPRLRVRLPQRADAPTAENAESVTGENEETPSQTTRRWSIPKFDKTVIILFCVRILALTIILGFFYLLFASDMFGGLSDRLGGGFRFNPEDLRAHLLRTVDPIRMRASVQHFSNYAHIAGTEGDYATALDVQAMFSRALLDEVMMDEYQVYINYPRKDGRAVQIMDGKDLKKVVWTAKLEEEEVGGETAGRQTYAFHGYSKSGDVKGPLIYANYGSRKDFEHLISKGVNVTGAIALVRNGGSLDNQGLKVKAAELAGFSGCLIYSDPADDGFKKGAVAPGGLYMPADGVQRDSVALTNWGIGDPLSPGYGSKGDQRITLDKANGLVGIPSLPLAWRDAKVLLQHLKGYGEKVPNKWEGGVPDVEWWTGDDKSPTVRLKNEQDEESMHTIWNVYGRINGMEQTSKSIIIGNQRDSWAFGATDPHSGTAVMIEMARIFGDLVQRGWRPLRTIEFMSWDASAYNLVGSTEYVEHNSDALRDNAFAYINLDAAVVGNELHASGSPVFRKSLLHAMGRVIDPSTNATLKELWDQSHAELKQPEGRGNHIPFQDIAGTSSLDLAFRGSQVPHHSSYDKIDLVDNFIDPDFKYHGAMGQIIALLILDMADRPIMPFDMGWYAQKLIQWVKDVEKWAIQHLEGQPKGETDAFKELKEAVQLIQHNVATFEKWEMDWDRDVLGNGGWEATDIGASRLAYNNKMAYFETAMLDLEIGGGIPNRTQFKSVVFGPEAWSNDGAIFPSIRDSIEEGDWKTAKPIIAKTAALLRKAASILEMQQ, encoded by the exons atgccTTCCGAAAAGACTCCTTTCTACGATCCCATACCTCCTACATACGACCAGGCCCTGGCCAGCAGTAGTCGTTACGACCCTGATGACTGGGCTCCAGCCCCAAGGTCTCCGACCAACGAGCGAAATGCAACTGAATCTGAATCTCAAGGTCTCCTACAGCACTCGAGTGCTGCCAGCTCTTCGCGCAGGCCCGACGGGTACCGACCACCAACAGTAGAAACCGATGATGAGGACAGTTTGTGGGCTagcgacagcgacagcgaTGACGAGGCCGCGCAGGTCCGACGTGAGATGCAGGAGATGGAAATCGAAGAACCCGACCGATCCACAGGCTCACAGTGGGGGAAGCGAATAGGCTCATATCTAACTCTACCGCGATGGAAATGGTCCTGGCGTCCAAGGTTACCACGATTGCGCGTACGTCTACCTCAACGAGCTGATGCGCCAACGGCCGAAAATGCCGAGTCTGTTACGGGTGAAAATGAGGAGACGCCAAGCCAGACAACGAGGAGGTGGAGTATACCCAAGTTCGACAAGACAGTCATCATTCTGTTCTGCGTGCGCATCCTGGCGCTCACGATTATACTGGGTTTCTTCTATTTGCTGTTCGCCAGTGATATGTTTGGTGGTCTGTCAGATCGTTTAGGAGGCGGTTTCCGCTTCAATCCCGAGGATCTTAGGGCTCACTTGCTACGAACCGTTGATCCTATCAGGATGCGCGCCTCGGTACAACACTTTTCAAACTACGCCCACATTGCTGGTACCGAAGGCGACTATGCGACCGCTCTGGATGTTCAAGCCATGTTTAGTCGAGCATTGCTGGATGAGGTGATGATGGACGAGTATCAAGTCTATATCAACTATCCCCGCAAGGATGGACGTGCGGTGCAAATAATGGATGGCAAGGATTTGAAAAAAGTCGTATGGACAGCCAagttggaggaggaagaagttggCGGCGAAACTGCAGGTCGGCAAACATACGCCTTTCACGGATACTCCAAGTCTGGTGATGTCAAAGGACCCCTCATTTACGCCAACTACGGTTCACGAAAGGACTTTGAGCATCTTATAAGTAAGGGGGTCAATGTCACAGGAGCTATTGCGCTCGTCAGGAATGGCGGATCCCTGGATAACCAAGGTCTCAAAGTCAAGGCCGCGGAACTTGCAGGTTTTTCTGGATGCCTTATCTACTCCGACCCTGCAGATGACGGCTTCAAGAAGGGTGCTGTGGCGCCAGGAGGACTATACATGCCCGCAGACGGCGTTCAAAGAGACTCTGTGGCACTCACAAACTGGGGCATTGGCGATCCTTTGTCGCCTGGTTATGGTAGTAAGGGTGACCAAAGAATCACTCTTGACAAGGCAAACGGACTTGTTGGTATTCCTAGTCTTCCACTGGCATGGAGAGATGCCAAGGTCCTGCTGCAACACCTCAAGGGTTATGGCGAGAAAGTACCGAACAAGTGGGAAGGTGGCGTTCCAGATGTCGAGTGGTGGACCGGTGATGACAAGTCCCCGACCGTACGATTGAAGAATGAGCAGGATGAGGAGTCGATGCACACTATCTGGAACGTTTATGGTCGAATCAATGGCATGGAGCAAACGTCCAAGTCTATTATCATCGGTAACCAGCGTGACTCTTGGGCTTTTGGTGCGACAGACCCCCATTCAGGCACTGCCGTCATGATCGAGATGGCCAGAATCTTCGGGGACCTTGTGCAGCGAGGCTGGAGACCCTTGAGGACCATCGAGTTCATGTCCTGGGACGCTTCCGCATACAACCTAGTCGGTTCAACAGAGTATGTTGAGCATAACTCTGACGCGCTGCGCGATAACGCCTTTGCCTATATCAATCTTGATGCAGCCGTTGTTGGTAACGAATTGCATGCCTCTGGGTCGCCTGTGTTTAGAAAATCTCTTCTGCACGCTATGGGCCGAGTCATTGATCCCAGTACCAATGCCACCTTGAAAGAACTCTGGGACCAGAGTCATGCCGAGCTCAAGCAGCCTGAGGGAAGGGGTAACCATATTCCGTTCCAAGATATCGCTGGGACTAGCTCCCTCGACCTGGCGTTCAGGGGAAGCCAGGTTCCTCATCATTCAAGCTATGACAAGATTGATTTGGTGGATAACTTTATTGATCCCGACTTCAAGTATCATGGCGCCATGGGACAGATAATCGCTCTTCTCATTCTTGACATGGCAGATCGACCCATTATGCCTTTTGACATGGGGTGGTATGCGCAAAAATTGATTCAATGGGTGAAAGATGTCGAAAAATGGGCTATCCAGCACTTGGAGGGTCAACCCAAAGGCGAGACAGACGCGTTTAAGGAGCTCAAGGAAGCTGTACAGCTCATCCAGCACAACGTCGCCACATTCGAAAAGTGGGAGATGGACTGGGACCGCGACGTCTTGGGTAATGGAGGCTGGGAAGCCACCGACATTGGCGCGTCTCGATTAGCATACAATAACAAAATGGCATACTTCGAGACGGCGATGCTGGATCTTGAAATCGGTGGTGGA ATCCCCAACCGCACACAATTCAAGAGCGTCGTCTTTGGGCCAGAAGCTTGGTCCAACGATGGGGCTATCTTTCCTTCAATCCGCGACAGCATAGAAGAGGGAGATTGGAAGACCGCCAAACCCATCATTGCCAAGACGGCGGCACTCCTGCGCAAAGCAGCATCAATTCTAGAGATGCAGCAATAA
- a CDS encoding hypothetical protein (BUSCO:49097at5125) — translation MSRSLSSRLAAKSLFQASRVTVQAVRSISQTTPLRDDKPKSRPSTASILESIYGPQDTTQAQSTSSNSAMANLSQSLVFKTLDKTNIDTSALGKRSHRKAQAKEDDLEPYHFHIYSHKHNTHITCTKPNREPIISLSAGNIGFRKSRRGTFDSAYSLTKYVLERLIHTGWPVKMNRLEVVLRGFGQGREAALKVLMSPEGKVLRDKIVRVADSTRIKFGGTRSEKPRRL, via the coding sequence ATGAGTCGCTCATTGTCGAGTCGCctcgcggcgaagtcgctttTCCAAGCCTCCCGAGTTACGGTCCAGGCCGTCCGATCAATCTCACAAACGACTCCCCTACGCGATGATAAGCCTAAGAGCCGACCCAGTACAGCCTCAATCTTAGAGAGTATCTACGGTCCGCAAGATACGACCCAGGCGCAGTCTACATCCAGCAACAGTGCCATGGCCAACCTCTCTCAGAGCCTTGTGTTCAAGACTCTTGACAAGACCAACATCGATACGAGTGCCTTGGGCAAAAGATCCCACCGCAAGGCCCAGGCCAAGGAGGACGATCTCGAACCCTACCACTTCCATATAtactcacacaagcacaacACTCACATAACGTGCACGAAGCCCAACCGCGAGCCTATCATTTCTCTGTCGGCTGGCAATATTGGATTCCGCAAGTCTCGCCGTGGTACCTTCGATTCAGCCTACTCCCTTACCAAGTACGTCCTGGAGCGACTGATCCACACCGGATGGCCCGTGAAGATGAACCGGTTGGAAGTTGTGCTGCGAGGTTTCGGTCAAGGACGAGAGGCTGCTCTCAAGGTCTTGATGAGCCCCGAGGGCAAGGTCCTACGAGACAAGATTGTGCGTGTTGCCGACTCGACAAGGATCAAGTTCGGAGGTACCAGGAGTGAGAAGCCCAGACGTCTATAA
- a CDS encoding hypothetical protein (TransMembrane:1 (o20-39i)~BUSCO:54804at5125) yields the protein MDHVDSHLAHQASQETASFFTPLNFVLICAVLYTTYALMRSSPPPSLPRDTPSTVFRTYTPHTLLPFNGEEGRPVYLAVRGRVFDVSPGRNFYGPGGPYSNFAGRDASRGLACGSFDEDMLTKDLDAPLDKLEGLDAEQMDALQGWEERFLEKYTVVGKLVSVQDYEAQKA from the exons ATGGATCACGTCGACAGTCACTTGGCTCACCAAGCCAGCCAAGAAAC TGCATCATTCTTCACTCCTCTCAATTTCGTCCTAATCTGCGCCGTCCTCTACACAACATATGCCCTCATGCGCTCATCGCCACCACCATCGCTCCCCCGCGACACCCCATCAACCGTGTTCCGAACATACACTCCTCACACACTCCTTCCCTTCAACGGCGAGGAGGGCCGCCCTGTCTATCTCGCTGTTCGCGGCCGTGTTTTTGATGTCTCACCTGGGCGTAACTTCTATGGTCCTGGTGGCCCGTACAGCAACTTTGCTGGCAGGGACGCGAGCCGAGGTCTTGCGTGCGGCAGCTTCGACGAAGATATGCTGACCAAGGATCTTGATGCTCCGCTTGATAAGCTCGAGGGGTTGGATGCGGAACAGATGGATGCGCTGCAGGGTTGGGAGGAGAGGTTTTTGGAGAAGTACACTGTTGTTGGAAAGCTGGTTTCTGTGCAAGACTACGAGGCGCAGAAGGCCTGA
- a CDS encoding hypothetical protein (MEROPS:MER0324208~BUSCO:49740at5125), producing the protein MPRPKKSSSVSRSHRSTLSLSKTEITIHVYDLLPPGRLSSVLWTVGASLLHSGVVINGKEYAYGGHDKRGLTGVYWTKPKTEPPGGTFRCEILHGFTLATEQEIEATLRAASDEFLGTSYNLLTKNCNHFTSYLCKRLTGQSGPGWLNRAASIGVALPCVVPRDWIEPPEYDTSEGALLDDYDNSNEATGMLKSTNPHLLTDSNDDSEVDDWNSEDERRRGGSGKGKQALRDTAGRRLPPAERALR; encoded by the exons ATGCCTCGTCCCAAGAAGAGCTCTTCGGTGAGCAGATCCCACCGTTCGACATTATCTTTATCCAAGACCGAAATCACCATTCACGTCTATGATCTATTGCCG CCCGGCCGATTGTCGTCAGTATTGTGGACGGTAGGCGCTTCACTCCTCCATTCAGGCGTCGTCATCAACGGGAAGGAATACGCATATGGTGGACATGACAAGAGGGGCCTCACTGGTGTGTACTGGACAAAACCAAAGACCGAACCGCCCGGAGGCACATTCCGATGCGAGATCCTTCACGGATTCACCCTTGCAACCGAGCAAGAAATTGAGGCAACTCTCCGAGCTGCTTCCGACGAGTTTCTCGGCACATCGTACAACCTTCTCACAAAGAACTGCAACCATTTCACCTCATACCTTTGTAAGCGGCTTACAGGACAATCCGGTCCAGGGTGGTTGAATCGCGCTGCTAGTATTGGCGTCGCATTGCCTTGTGTCGTCCCTCGGGACTGGATCGAGCCACCCGAATATGACACAAGCGAAGGCGCACTGCTGGATGATTATGACAATTCGAACGAGGCCACGGGCATGCTAAAGTCAACAAATCCCCATTTGCTAACGGATAGTAACGACGACAGTGAGGTTGACGATTGGAATTCCGAGGATGAGAGGAGACGCGGTGGTAGTGGAAAGGGTAAACAAGCCCTCCGTGACACTGCCGGACGCCGCTTACCTCCAGCAGAGAGGGCACTGCGATAA
- a CDS encoding hypothetical protein (BUSCO:5992at5125), which produces MATPALPEDQARLLEDALVAVRQQTSLMRKCLDTPGKLMDALKCCSTLVSELRTSSLGPKQYYELYMSVFDALRYLSVHLRENHPVNHLADLYELVQYAGNIVPRLYLMITVGTAYMAIEDAPVKELMKDMMDMSRGVQHPIRGLFLRYYLSGQARDFLPTTESDGPEGNISDSINFVLTNFVEMNKLWVRLQHQGHSREREQRIRERKELQLLVGSNIVRLSQLVDLETYKSSILAPLLEQVVQCRDVLAQEYLLEVITQVFPDEFHLHTLDQFLGAVSRLNPHVNVKAIVIGLMDRLSEYAERDGPEDKSEDKAQVEADALAKLLEKVNLLKETPATPPSDSKSPDDGKLSESSESSESPDDTKTTESEDGTAAREGELANETAGESSTDDSSTLAESTPSVADTETTAVNGQNSITEKVQLYEVFFAQVKNLVEAQHLPVPDIIALLVSLCNLALNIYPDRLDYVDQILAYATTKVRENMNNADLHSPPAQQSLLALLQAPLNHYVSTFTALSLPTYVPLFQSQSYPTRRAVAGDVVRTLLKNQTKISTTEQLENVLEVLKVLIKEGSQAPQGYPGVSQRRPVETDETMEEQGWLARIVHLLQAEDNDTQFKLLQMTRKAYSEGNERIRTTTPPLLTACMKLARKFKQREHFDDNWETQSNALFKFMHSALSTLYTRVNSSGAAEMALRLFASAGQTADLVGFEEVAYEFFAQAFTVYEEAVTDSKAQFQAVCVIATALHQTRNFGKENYDTLITKCAQHGSKLLRKPDQCRAVYLASHLWWATPIVPNGESEETELYRDGKRVLECLQRALRVADSCMETATSIELFVEILDRYVYYFDQQNESVTTKYLNGLIELIHSNLAGNQQDSASIENSRRHFNQTLENIRSRQYEGIVLTPN; this is translated from the exons ATGGCCACACCAGCTCTCCCTGAGGATCAAGCTCGTCTGCTTGAAGATGCCCTGGTTGCCGTGCGTCAGCAGACTTCGCTCATGCGCAAATGTCTCGACACACCGGGCAAGCTAATGGATGCGCTTAAGTGCTG CTCGACCCTTGTTTCTGAGCTCCGTACCAGCAGCCTTGGTCCCAAGCAATACTACGAGCTGTACATGTCTGTTTTCGATGCCCTGCGATACTTGTCCGTTCACCTTCGCGAAAACCACCCTGTCAATCACCTAGCCGACCTCTACGAGCTTGTTCAGTATGCTGGCAACATCGTTCCGCGATTATATCTCATGATTACCGTGGGAACCGCTTACATGGCCATTGAGGATGCGCCCGTCAAGGAGCTTATGAAAGACATGATGGACATGAGTCGAGGTGTTCAACATCCTATCCGTGGACTTTTCCTCCGTTATTACCTTTCGGGCCAAGCGAGAGACTTCTTGCCGACAACTGAAAGCGATGGTCCTGAGGGCAACATCAGCGATTCCATCAACTTTGTGCTTACGAACTTTGTGGAAATGAACAAGCTTTGGGTTCGACTGCAGCACCAAGGTCATTCAAGGGAGCGCGAACAGAGGATTCGAGAGCGAAAGGAGCTACAGCTACTTGTTGGTAGCAACATCGTGCGCCTAAGTCAGCTCGTTGATCTTGAGACTTACAAGTCTAGCATTCTAGCGCCTCTGCTAGAGCAGGTGGTCCAATGTAGGGATGTTCTCGCCCAAGAGTATCTCCTGGAGGTGATTACCCAAGTTTTTCCGGACGAATTCCACCTGCACACGCTGGACCAGTTCCTTGGGGCTGTCTCGCGGCTCAACCCTCACGTCAACGTTAAGGCTATTGTGATTGGCTTGATGGATCGATTATCCGAGTATGCTGAACGCGATGGACCGGAGGACAAATCCGAGGACAAGGCCCAGGTGGAGGCTGATGCACTAGCGAAACTGTTGGAGAAGGTCAATCTCTTGAAGGAAACACCTGCAACCCCACCTTCAGATTCCAAATCTCCTGATGATGGCAAATTGAGTGAATCTTCTGAATCTTCTGAGTCTCCTGATGACACCAAGACTACTGAGAGCGAGGACGGGACAGCAGCCAGGGAAGGGGAGCTTGCCAACGAAACTGCGGGCGAGAGCAGCACCGACGACTCCAGCACACTCGCCGAGTCCACGCCTTCAGTTGCCGATACGGAAACAACTGCTGTCAATGGCCAAAACTCAATCACAGAAAAGGTACAACTCTATGAGGTGTTTTTTGCTCAGGTCAAGAACCTGGTTGAGGCACAGCATCTACCTGTGCCTGACATCATTGCTCTTCTGGTGTCACTTTGCAATCTTGCCCTGAACATCTATCCCGATAGACTGGACTATGTCGACCAGATTCTAGCGTACGCGACTACCAAGGTTCGAGAAAACATGAACAATGCCGATCTGCACTCGCCTCCTGCTCAACAGAGCTTGCTTGCTCTGTTGCAAGCACCCCTTAATCATTATGTCTCCACATTCACTGCGTTGTCTCTTCCCACATATGTTCCCCTTTTCCAGTCGCAATCATACCCTACTCGCCGCGCCGTTGCTGGTGATGTTGTTCGCACTCTGCTCAAAAACCAAACCAAGATCTCGACTACAGAACAGCTCGAGAACGTTTTGGAAGTGCTGAAAGTTCTCATTAAGGAAGGATCACAGGCACCTCAGGGCTACCCTGGTGTGAGCCAAAGACGCCCCGTGGAGACAGACGAGACGATGGAGGAGCAGGGATGGCTCGCAAGAATCGTACATTTGCTGCAGGCTGAGGATAACGACACCCAGTTCAAGCTGCTCCAAATGACGAGAAAGGCATACTCCGAGGGAAACGAGCGTATTCGCACGACCACACCCCCTCTTCTGACGGCATGTATGAAGCTGGCGAGAAAGTTCAAGCAGCGAGAGCATTTCGACGACAATTGGGAGACACAAAGTAACGCCCTATTCAAGTTTATGCACTCTGCACTCAGTACGCTATACACGCGTGTCAACAGCTCTGGGGCTGCTGAGATGGCACTGCGTCTCTTTGCATCTGCTGGACAAACCGCCGACCTGGTCggctttgaagaagttgCGTATGAGTTCTTTGCGCAGGCCTTTACTGTGTACGAGGAGGCTGTAACGGATTCGAAAGCTCAATTCCAGGCAGTCTGCGTAATCGCCACTGCTCTCCACCAAACTCGTAATTTCGGCAAGGAGAACTACGACACACTTATTACCAAATGTGCACAGCATGGAAGCAAGTTGTTGCGCAAGCCTGATCAATGTCGCGCTGTCTACCTGGCTAGTCACCTGTGGTGGGCAACTCCCATCGTGCCCAATGGCGAATCTGAAGAGACAGAG CTTTACCGGGATGGCAAGAGAGTGCTCGAATGTCTTCAGCGAGCCCTTCGGGTGGCTGACTCTTGTATGGAGACGGCCACATCGATTGAGCTTTTCGTTGAGATCCTAGATCGTTACGTGTATTACTTTGATCAGCAGAACGAATCA GTCACAACTAAGTATCTTAATGGACTTATTGAACTCATTCACTCTAATCTGGCAGGCAACCAACAGGACTCTGCTTCAATTGAGAACAGTCGCCGGCACTTCAACCAGACATTGGAAAACATTCGTAGTCGACAGTACGAGGGTATTGTGCTGACACCAAACTGA
- a CDS encoding hypothetical protein (BUSCO:26041at5125) — MNSLARKTASSELALSRASAHVSSAGRSLAYRRLASQLSQNASRNSATPQSSMLSGSIRSPLRSSFVPAELRCTPTYTAQSRLFHLSSRLHQEKPQSEQKASPSPPADAKEQKPTGADSEAKSEKSEKSETEQSKKTDEGENGEKEGKENGEGEGEGKDKKKEDAPPPPPHGDKTPWQVFMETMNTEFQKSQEWNESTKQIAASANQFAESEGVRRAREAYEKSTGAVSSTLGKGAKATAGAIGKGASWTWDTSVVKGVRKAANVTGDAVDKATQPIRNTEAYKNVKDVIDDGSSSRYGGWVEKEERRKRREALDKQRGYKAPEAMEEDINAGTSVTVHKDAAWKEAWRDFRDQNKYVQGLFSLRGKYDESENPLVSTARSITDRIGGFFAENETAMVIKKFRSMDPSFQTEPFLQELREYILPEVLDAYVKGETETLKLWLSAAQYSVYEALTKQYLQAGMKSDGKILDIRNVDILRARMLDPGEVPVFIVTCRTQEVHVYRNAKTNELAAGMEDKVQLVTYAIGITRVPEDVNNPETRGWRLIEMQKSGRDWY; from the exons ATGAACTCACTCGCAAGAAAGACGGCCTCCTCGGAGCTTGCCCTGTCGCGGGCTTCTGCTCATGTCTCATCCGCTGGTAGATCACTCGCATATCGCAGATTAGCATCCCAGCTCTCTCAGAATGCCTCACGCAACAGTGCCACGCCACAGAGCTCAATGCTTTCCGGGTCCATTCGATCTCCCTTGAGGTCTTCCTTCGTGCCCGCCGAGCTTCGCTGCACCCCCACTTATACAGCGCAGTCCCGCCTCTTCCACCTCTCCAGCCGTTTACACCAAGAGAAGCCTCAATCTGAGCAGAAGGCCTCGCCTTCTCCCCCTGCCGACGCAAAAGAACAGAAGCCAACAGGTGCAGATTCCGAGGCCAAGTCTGAGAAGTCTGAGAAGTCTGAGACAGAGCAGTCTAAGAAGACTGATGAGGGTGAGAATGGCGAAAaggaaggaaaggaaaacGGAGAGGGTGAAGGTGAGGGtaaggacaagaagaaggaagatgcCCCTCCCCCACCTCCCCACGGTGACAAGACACCTTGGCAGGTGTTCATGGAGACCATGAACACAGAATTCCAAAAATCCCAGGAGTGGAACGAGTCAACGAAACAAATTGCAGCCTCCGCAAACCAATTCGCTGAGAGCGAGGGTGTGCGGCGTGCTCGTGAAGCCTATGAGAAGTCTACAGGTGCTGTGTCCTCGACCCTTGGAAAGGGCGCCAAGGCAACTGCGGGTGCCATTGGCAAGGGTGCCTCTTGGACTTGGGATACTTCGGTTGTAAAGGGTGTTCGAAAGGCTGCCAACGTCACTGGAGATGCTGTAGACAAGGCTACTCAGCCTATCCGAAACACAGAGGCTTACAAGAACGTCAAGGATGTTATTGACGACGGCAGCTCTTCCCGGTATGGTGGTTGGGTTGAAAAAGAGGAGCGACGGAAACGACGAGAGGCTCTCGACAAACAGCGGGGGTACAAGGCCCCTGAAGCCATGGAAGAGGACATTAA CGCTGGTACTAGCGTGACCGTTCACAAGGATGCTGCTTGGAAGGAGGCCTGGAGAGATTTCCGCGACCAGAACAAGTACGTCCAGGGACTTTTCAGCTTAAGGGGCAAGTATGACGAGTCTGAGAACCCTCTGGTGTCGACAGCTCGAAGCATCACCGACCGCATTGGGGGTTTCTTCGCCGAGAATGAGACTGCCATGGTTATTAAGAAGTTCCGATCTATGGACCCCAGCTTCCAAACGGAGCCCTTCCTTCAGGAACTTCGCGAGTACATCCTTCCCGAAGTGCTTGATGCTTATGTCAAGGGCGAGACAGAGACATTGAAGCTGTGGCTTTCCGCTGCTCAGTACTCCGTATATGAAGCTTTGACAAAGCAGTACCTCCAGGCTGGTATGAAGTCTGATGGAAAGATTCTGGATATCCGAAACGTCGACATCCTGCGAGCGCGCATGCTCGACCCTGGCGAGGTTCCTGTCTTTATCGTCACCTGCCGTACGCAGGAAGTCCACGTCTACCGCAACGCAAAGACAAACGAGCTTGCCGCTGGTATGGAGGACAAGGTTCAGCTCGTCACTTACGCAATTGGTATCACACGAGTACCTGAAGACGTCAACAACCCTGAGACACGGGGCTGGCGTCTGATTGAAATGCAGAAGAGTGGACGAGACTGGTACTAA